Proteins co-encoded in one Methylobacterium sp. WL1 genomic window:
- a CDS encoding 4'-phosphopantetheinyl transferase superfamily protein has protein sequence MRAADRIRFQASHAALRLILGEALGSAPGAIRVEAGGAGKPRLAGAAHGAFDFNLSHSGERAVVGVARGAAIGVDVEAIRPIPDALHIARGHFAADEAAALAFHSHETFEAAFFGLWTRKEAVVKALGAGLSMSLDRFSVSVPPARPRLLRMQQAGDWTLTELDCGPGYAATAALRCAASEITVRHLAGDWTTRLR, from the coding sequence ATGCGGGCGGCGGACCGCATTCGGTTCCAGGCGAGCCACGCGGCCCTGCGACTGATTCTCGGAGAGGCGCTGGGCAGCGCGCCGGGCGCGATTCGCGTGGAGGCCGGCGGGGCCGGAAAGCCTCGCCTGGCCGGTGCCGCGCACGGCGCCTTCGACTTCAACCTGTCCCATTCCGGTGAACGCGCGGTCGTCGGCGTAGCGCGCGGCGCGGCCATCGGCGTCGATGTCGAGGCGATCCGGCCGATCCCGGACGCGTTGCACATCGCGCGCGGGCATTTTGCGGCGGATGAGGCCGCAGCCCTCGCCTTCCACTCCCACGAGACGTTCGAGGCCGCCTTCTTCGGCCTGTGGACGCGCAAGGAGGCCGTGGTGAAGGCGCTGGGTGCCGGCCTCTCGATGTCGCTCGACCGATTCAGCGTTAGCGTGCCGCCCGCCCGCCCAAGGCTCCTCCGCATGCAGCAGGCCGGCGACTGGACCCTCACCGAACTCGATTGCGGTCCCGGATATGCCGCGACGGCCGCGCTGCGCTGCGCGGCGTCCGAGATCACTGTCCGGCATCTGGCGGGAGATTGGACGACCCGTCTGCGCTGA
- the tgt gene encoding tRNA guanosine(34) transglycosylase Tgt — translation MTETLPFGFTLHGQDGTARTGAIATPRGEIRTPAFMPVGTAATVKAMYPGQVRELGADVVLGNTYHLMLRPGPERMARLGGLHKFMNWDRPILTDSGGFQVMSLSALRKIDEQGVTFRSHIDGTAHHMSPERSIEIQGLLGSDIQMQLDECVRLPAEHAAIEKAMHLSLRWAERCRVAFGEQPGKAMFGIVQGGDIPALRVESARALSDLDLKGYAVGGLAVGEPQAVMFAMIETVEPHLPQAKPRYLMGVGTPDDILGAVARGIDMFDCVMPTRAGRHGLAYTRNGRVNLRNARHAEDTAPLDETSTCPAARDYSRAYLHHLVRSNEILGMMLLTWNNLAYYQDLMAGARAAIGAGRFTEYCAATREGWARAERASAG, via the coding sequence ATGACCGAGACCCTGCCCTTCGGCTTCACCCTGCACGGGCAGGACGGCACCGCCCGCACCGGCGCCATCGCGACGCCGCGCGGAGAGATTCGCACGCCGGCCTTCATGCCGGTGGGGACCGCCGCGACCGTGAAGGCGATGTATCCGGGGCAGGTGCGGGAACTGGGCGCCGACGTGGTCCTGGGTAACACCTATCACCTGATGCTCCGTCCGGGCCCGGAGCGGATGGCGCGGCTCGGCGGCCTGCACAAATTCATGAACTGGGACCGGCCGATCCTGACCGATTCCGGCGGCTTCCAAGTGATGTCGCTCTCGGCCCTGCGGAAGATCGACGAGCAGGGCGTGACCTTCCGCTCGCATATCGACGGCACCGCGCACCACATGAGCCCGGAACGCTCCATCGAGATCCAGGGTCTGCTCGGCTCCGACATCCAGATGCAGCTCGACGAATGCGTGCGGCTTCCAGCCGAGCATGCGGCGATCGAGAAGGCCATGCACCTCTCGCTGCGCTGGGCCGAGCGCTGCCGGGTGGCGTTCGGCGAACAACCCGGCAAGGCGATGTTCGGCATCGTGCAGGGCGGCGACATCCCGGCGCTCCGCGTCGAGAGCGCACGCGCGCTCAGCGACCTCGACCTGAAGGGCTACGCGGTGGGCGGGCTCGCGGTGGGCGAGCCGCAGGCGGTGATGTTCGCCATGATCGAGACCGTTGAGCCGCACCTGCCGCAGGCCAAGCCGCGCTATCTGATGGGAGTGGGCACGCCGGACGACATCCTCGGGGCGGTGGCCCGGGGCATCGACATGTTCGACTGCGTGATGCCGACCCGCGCAGGCCGGCATGGTCTGGCCTATACCCGCAACGGCCGGGTCAACCTGCGCAACGCCCGCCACGCCGAGGATACGGCGCCGCTGGACGAGACCTCGACCTGCCCGGCGGCGCGCGACTATTCCCGGGCCTATCTCCACCACCTCGTCCGGTCGAACGAGATCCTGGGGATGATGCTGCTCACCTGGAACAACCTCGCCTACTACCAAGACCTGATGGCAGGCGCCCGGGCGGCAATCGGCGCGGGGCGGTTCACGGAGTATTGCGCCGCCACCCGCGAGGGCTGGGCGCGGGCCGAACGCGCTTCTGCCGGCTGA
- the queA gene encoding tRNA preQ1(34) S-adenosylmethionine ribosyltransferase-isomerase QueA, with the protein MRVDLFDFDLPESCIALRPAEPRDGGRLLVVRPGEDLADRTVRDLPAALRSGDALVFNDTRVIPARLNGVRTRPGAPGQRTEVMLHLREASARWRAFARPAKRLTPGDAIQFGALQAIVADKAEAGEIVLDFDRGGAELDAAIAQEGALPLPPYIAGKRPTDARDATDYQTVYARHPGAVAAPTAGLHFSDALLTDLDAAGLRRHHVTLHVGAGTFLPVKADDTDAHRMHAEIGILDAGTAATLNAVRAAGGRIVAVGTTALRLLESAASPDGTLSAFSGPTDIFITPGYRFRAVDALVTNFHLPRSTLFMLVSAFSGLDTMRAVYAHAIRSGYRFYSYGDASLLFPGPRADIP; encoded by the coding sequence ATGCGCGTGGACCTGTTCGATTTCGACCTGCCGGAGAGCTGCATCGCCCTGCGCCCGGCCGAGCCGCGCGACGGTGGGCGGCTCCTGGTCGTACGCCCCGGCGAGGATTTGGCGGACCGCACGGTGCGCGACCTGCCGGCAGCGCTGCGCTCCGGCGATGCCCTGGTCTTCAACGACACGCGGGTGATCCCGGCGCGGCTCAACGGCGTGCGCACGCGCCCGGGGGCGCCGGGCCAGCGCACGGAGGTGATGCTGCACCTGCGGGAGGCGTCCGCGCGCTGGCGCGCCTTCGCCCGCCCGGCCAAGCGATTGACCCCCGGGGACGCGATCCAGTTCGGTGCGCTCCAGGCCATCGTCGCCGATAAGGCGGAGGCCGGCGAGATCGTGCTGGATTTCGACCGCGGCGGCGCCGAACTCGACGCGGCGATCGCCCAGGAAGGCGCGCTGCCCCTGCCGCCCTACATCGCCGGCAAGCGCCCCACCGACGCCCGCGACGCCACCGATTATCAGACTGTCTACGCACGGCATCCCGGTGCCGTGGCGGCACCGACGGCTGGGCTGCATTTCTCAGACGCGCTGCTCACGGACCTCGACGCGGCCGGCCTGCGGCGCCACCACGTCACCCTGCATGTCGGCGCCGGGACGTTCCTGCCGGTCAAGGCGGACGACACCGACGCCCACCGGATGCACGCCGAGATCGGCATCCTCGATGCCGGTACGGCCGCCACCCTCAATGCCGTCCGGGCCGCGGGCGGCCGGATCGTCGCGGTGGGCACGACGGCGCTACGCCTCCTCGAGAGCGCCGCGAGCCCCGACGGCACGCTCTCGGCTTTCTCGGGGCCGACCGACATCTTCATCACGCCCGGCTACCGCTTCCGCGCGGTCGACGCCCTGGTGACGAACTTCCACCTACCGCGCTCGACCCTGTTCATGCTGGTCTCGGCGTTCTCGGGCCTCGACACGATGCGGGCGGTCTACGCGCACGCGATCCGGAGCGGCTACCGCTTCTACTCTTACGGCGACGCCAGCCTGCTGTTTCCGGGCCCGCGCGCGGATATCCCATGA
- a CDS encoding cation diffusion facilitator family transporter — MDRTQKAALFSAGIGLVVTGLKFYAAWLTSSLALYSDALESIINVVAAIGAFVALRVAARPADAEHPYGHHKAEFFSAVIEGALIVVAAVLILREAYFGLLALKPLDTPAVGLAINLGAGVINAAWAWALMRWGRAWRSPALIADARHVFADVVTSCGVLLGVAAVWVTGYPALDPAVAGLVALNILWSGFRMVRESVDGLMDRAASPDVVCQIRSLISQHGEGALEAHDVRTRSAGQATFIDFHLVVPGSMTVEASHAICDRLESALETTIPGAVVTIHVEPGEEAKARGLPVL, encoded by the coding sequence ATGGACCGGACCCAGAAAGCAGCCCTCTTCAGCGCCGGCATCGGCTTGGTGGTCACCGGGCTGAAGTTCTACGCGGCCTGGCTCACCAGCAGCCTGGCGCTGTATTCCGACGCGCTCGAGAGCATCATCAACGTGGTGGCGGCGATCGGCGCCTTCGTGGCCCTGCGTGTCGCCGCGCGTCCGGCCGACGCCGAGCATCCCTACGGCCACCACAAGGCGGAGTTTTTCTCCGCGGTGATCGAGGGCGCCCTCATCGTGGTGGCCGCCGTCCTGATCCTGCGGGAGGCGTATTTCGGCCTGCTCGCCCTAAAACCCTTGGACACGCCAGCGGTGGGTCTGGCGATCAATCTCGGGGCGGGCGTCATCAACGCCGCCTGGGCATGGGCGCTGATGCGCTGGGGCCGCGCGTGGCGCTCGCCGGCCCTGATCGCAGATGCGCGCCACGTCTTCGCCGACGTCGTGACCTCCTGCGGCGTACTCTTGGGCGTCGCCGCGGTCTGGGTAACCGGCTACCCGGCCCTCGACCCGGCGGTGGCCGGGCTCGTGGCACTCAACATCCTGTGGTCGGGCTTCCGGATGGTGCGCGAATCCGTCGATGGCCTGATGGATCGGGCCGCGTCCCCCGACGTGGTCTGCCAGATCCGCTCGCTGATCTCGCAGCACGGGGAGGGCGCGCTCGAAGCCCACGACGTCCGCACCCGTTCGGCCGGCCAAGCCACGTTCATCGATTTCCACCTCGTGGTTCCGGGCAGCATGACGGTCGAGGCCTCGCACGCCATCTGCGACCGGCTGGAGAGCGCCCTGGAAACCACGATCCCAGGTGCGGTCGTGACCATTCACGTGGAGCCGGGCGAGGAAGCCAAAGCCCGGGGCCTGCCGGTTCTCTAG
- the sfnG gene encoding dimethylsulfone monooxygenase SfnG, translating to MTDRFKDTPPDPIRFAYWVPNVSGGLVISKIPQRTSWDADYNRRLAQIAEESGFDYALTQIRFTAGYGAEYQHESVAFSHALLAATSKIKVIAALLPGPWHPTLAAKQIATISQLSGGRIAVNIVSGWFSGEFRAIGEPWLDHDERYRRSEEFIRSLRGIWTQDNFTFRGDFYRYTDYTLKPKPADPLPEIFQGGSSRAARDMAARVSDWYFTNGNTPENIRAQVDDVRAKAAAIGNNPRIGVNAFVIARDTEEEARAVLQEIIDHADPNAVKAFGHEVKNAGKASPEGEGNWAKSDFNDLVQYNDGFKTNLIGTPDQIAERILALKDAGADLALLAFLHFQEEVAYFGAHVIPRVRALEASRETRAEAA from the coding sequence ATGACCGACCGTTTCAAAGACACGCCGCCTGATCCGATCCGCTTTGCCTACTGGGTGCCCAACGTCTCGGGCGGCCTCGTGATCAGCAAGATCCCGCAGCGCACGAGCTGGGATGCCGACTACAACCGGCGCCTGGCACAGATCGCGGAGGAATCCGGCTTCGACTACGCCCTGACCCAGATCCGCTTCACGGCTGGCTACGGCGCCGAATATCAGCACGAATCGGTGGCGTTCAGCCACGCGCTGCTGGCCGCCACCTCCAAGATCAAGGTGATCGCCGCGCTGCTGCCAGGCCCCTGGCATCCCACACTGGCGGCCAAGCAGATCGCAACGATCTCGCAGCTGAGCGGCGGCCGGATCGCCGTCAACATCGTGTCGGGCTGGTTCTCGGGCGAGTTCCGCGCGATCGGCGAGCCCTGGCTCGACCACGACGAGCGGTACCGGCGCTCGGAAGAGTTCATCCGCAGCCTCCGGGGGATCTGGACCCAGGACAACTTCACCTTCCGGGGCGATTTCTATCGCTACACGGACTATACCCTGAAGCCGAAGCCGGCCGACCCGCTGCCGGAGATATTCCAGGGCGGCTCGTCCCGGGCGGCGCGCGACATGGCAGCGCGCGTCTCGGACTGGTACTTCACCAACGGCAACACGCCGGAGAACATCCGCGCGCAGGTCGACGATGTCCGCGCGAAGGCCGCCGCAATCGGCAACAACCCGCGCATCGGCGTGAATGCCTTCGTGATCGCCCGCGATACCGAAGAGGAGGCCCGCGCCGTCCTCCAGGAGATCATCGACCACGCCGATCCGAACGCCGTGAAGGCGTTCGGCCACGAGGTGAAGAATGCCGGGAAAGCCTCGCCCGAGGGAGAAGGCAACTGGGCCAAGTCGGATTTCAACGACCTCGTCCAGTACAATGACGGCTTCAAGACCAACCTGATCGGCACACCGGACCAGATCGCCGAGCGGATCCTCGCGCTGAAGGATGCGGGGGCCGACCTCGCGCTTCTGGCCTTCCTCCATTTCCAGGAGGAGGTCGCGTATTTCGGGGCACATGTGATCCCCCGGGTCCGCGCACTCGAAGCCTCCCGCGAGACGCGCGCCGAGGCGGCCTGA
- a CDS encoding SURF1 family protein, translating to MSRTSPRAAAWRDLVAPGLASLIALAILLGLGTWQIERKTWKEELIARIVRQTKAEPVAPPEPGTWDPGRDEFRHVRVSGRFDNDREALVHGLAAGETPGRALQGYYVITPFQRADGGVVLINRGFVPTELKAQADRRDGLIEGPTTVTGILRASEARGMFVPEADPARGEWFTRDVASIAAARGVADAAPYLIEADAVPGQTTWPRGGQLKVDLPNNHLQYAFTWFALALCLIGVFSMFAYRRLNDSDGVGTV from the coding sequence GTGAGTCGCACATCGCCGCGTGCGGCCGCCTGGCGTGACCTCGTCGCACCCGGGCTCGCATCCCTGATCGCGCTGGCGATCCTGCTGGGTCTCGGGACGTGGCAGATCGAGCGCAAGACCTGGAAGGAAGAGCTGATCGCCCGCATCGTCCGGCAGACGAAGGCGGAGCCTGTGGCGCCCCCTGAACCCGGCACCTGGGATCCCGGCCGGGACGAGTTCCGCCATGTGCGGGTCTCTGGCCGGTTCGACAACGATCGCGAGGCGCTGGTCCACGGACTTGCGGCCGGGGAGACGCCGGGCCGGGCGCTCCAAGGCTATTACGTGATCACGCCGTTTCAGCGCGCGGATGGCGGTGTCGTCCTGATCAACCGCGGCTTCGTGCCCACGGAGTTGAAGGCCCAGGCCGACCGCCGGGATGGCCTCATCGAGGGCCCGACCACCGTCACCGGGATTCTCCGGGCCAGCGAGGCGCGGGGGATGTTCGTGCCGGAGGCGGATCCGGCACGGGGCGAATGGTTCACCCGCGATGTCGCCAGCATCGCTGCCGCGCGCGGGGTCGCCGACGCGGCACCCTACCTGATCGAGGCCGACGCGGTGCCGGGTCAGACCACCTGGCCACGGGGCGGTCAGCTGAAGGTCGATCTTCCGAACAACCACCTGCAATACGCCTTCACGTGGTTCGCGCTGGCGCTTTGCCTGATCGGCGTGTTCAGCATGTTCGCTTATCGACGCCTGAACGATTCGGATGGCGTCGGCACAGTGTGA
- a CDS encoding DUF983 domain-containing protein, translating to MDQRTYPQLPPVPTGLRGRCPRCGEGHLFKGYLTLRPSCESCGLDYSGFDSADGPAFFVMSIVGLLVVGLALWLEITYEPPIWVHALVAGSLSIGLSLILVRPLKGMLIALQYSNKAEQGRFEQ from the coding sequence GTGGACCAACGAACCTATCCGCAGCTGCCGCCCGTCCCCACCGGCCTCCGCGGCCGGTGCCCCCGCTGCGGCGAAGGCCATCTGTTCAAGGGCTACCTGACCCTGCGGCCGTCCTGCGAATCCTGCGGGCTCGACTATTCGGGTTTCGACTCGGCGGACGGGCCGGCTTTCTTCGTGATGTCGATCGTCGGCCTTCTGGTGGTGGGTCTGGCTCTGTGGCTGGAGATCACCTACGAGCCGCCGATTTGGGTCCACGCGCTGGTAGCCGGCAGCCTCTCGATCGGTCTGAGCCTGATCCTGGTCCGGCCGCTCAAGGGCATGCTGATCGCCCTCCAGTACAGCAACAAGGCCGAGCAGGGACGTTTCGAGCAGTGA
- a CDS encoding cytochrome c oxidase subunit 3: MAEAHAKNHDFHILSPSPWPLMGAFSGFLMAFGAVFWMKSLQIGTLTPGPYIFGAGVFGVLYTMFAWWKDVVHEANSGDHTRVVQLHHRYGMMMFIASEVMFFVAWFWAYFEAALYTADPIQASRVEFTGGVWPPKGIEAFDPWHLPLLNTLILLTSGTTVTWAHHALLHGDRKGLKYGLWLTIVLGVLFTACQAYEYSHAEFGFAGSIYSSTFYMATGFHGFHVIIGTIFLAVCLYRTYAGQFTPRQHLGFEFAAWYWHFVDVVWLFLFAAIYVWGSGVFHGAAH, encoded by the coding sequence ATGGCCGAGGCGCACGCCAAGAATCACGATTTTCATATTTTAAGCCCGAGTCCGTGGCCGCTGATGGGCGCCTTCTCGGGCTTCCTGATGGCGTTCGGCGCCGTGTTCTGGATGAAGAGCCTCCAGATCGGTACCCTGACCCCGGGTCCCTACATCTTCGGGGCTGGCGTTTTCGGCGTGCTCTACACCATGTTCGCCTGGTGGAAGGACGTGGTGCACGAGGCCAATTCCGGCGATCACACCCGCGTGGTCCAACTCCATCACCGGTATGGCATGATGATGTTCATCGCCTCCGAGGTGATGTTCTTCGTCGCTTGGTTCTGGGCCTACTTCGAGGCGGCCCTCTACACCGCCGACCCGATCCAGGCCTCCCGGGTCGAGTTCACGGGCGGCGTCTGGCCGCCCAAGGGCATCGAGGCGTTCGATCCGTGGCACTTGCCGCTGCTGAACACCCTGATCCTGCTGACCTCCGGCACGACCGTCACCTGGGCCCACCATGCCTTGCTGCATGGGGACCGCAAGGGTCTCAAGTACGGCCTGTGGCTGACCATCGTGCTGGGCGTGCTGTTCACGGCCTGCCAGGCCTACGAGTACAGCCACGCCGAATTCGGCTTCGCGGGCAGCATCTACTCGTCGACCTTCTACATGGCGACGGGCTTCCACGGCTTCCACGTCATCATCGGCACGATCTTCCTGGCCGTATGCCTGTACCGGACCTACGCGGGCCAGTTCACCCCACGCCAGCACCTCGGATTCGAGTTCGCCGCCTGGTACTGGCACTTCGTTGACGTCGTGTGGCTGTTCCTGTTCGCCGCGATCTACGTCTGGGGCTCGGGCGTATTCCACGGCGCCGCGCACTGA
- a CDS encoding cytochrome c oxidase assembly protein gives MTKPHPDPLRGAKRTAIACAGLAVGMVGLAFASVPLYDAFCKATGYDGTPRQGPALASAARTDDSMVVHFDTNVAPGLSWKFAPEANTVEAKLGETKTVFFRVQNTGAKPSTGVATFNVQPGLMGSYFVKIACFCFNEQTLQPGETLDVPVVFYVDPAVREDSNTAHLSEMTLSYTYFASKNGQPVTAAVATTGASGTKRDF, from the coding sequence ATGACAAAACCTCATCCCGATCCGCTTCGCGGCGCCAAGCGCACGGCGATCGCGTGTGCCGGCCTGGCGGTCGGCATGGTTGGCCTCGCCTTCGCGTCGGTGCCGCTCTACGACGCGTTCTGCAAGGCAACGGGCTACGACGGCACGCCGCGCCAGGGCCCGGCCCTTGCGTCGGCTGCGCGCACCGACGACAGCATGGTGGTGCACTTCGATACCAACGTCGCACCAGGCCTGAGCTGGAAGTTCGCCCCCGAAGCCAACACCGTCGAGGCGAAGCTCGGCGAAACCAAGACGGTTTTCTTCCGGGTGCAGAACACTGGCGCCAAGCCATCGACCGGCGTCGCGACCTTCAACGTCCAGCCCGGCCTGATGGGCAGCTACTTCGTCAAGATCGCCTGTTTCTGCTTCAACGAGCAGACGTTGCAGCCCGGCGAGACGCTGGACGTGCCGGTGGTCTTCTACGTCGACCCGGCGGTGCGGGAGGATTCGAACACCGCGCATCTTTCCGAAATGACGCTGTCCTACACGTATTTCGCCTCCAAGAACGGCCAGCCGGTGACGGCGGCGGTCGCGACCACGGGGGCTTCGGGCACGAAGCGCGATTTCTGA
- a CDS encoding heme o synthase, with product MTSLTNTIRPDAPAPAFTAVGGDVPDYFALLKPRVMVLVIFTALVGMVVSQGHVPPAIGVISLLAIAVGAGASGCLNMWWDADIDAVMTRTAQRPIPAGRISPEEALGFGLFLSVASVLVLGLAANWLAAGLLAFTIVFYAVIYSMWLKRATAQNIVIGGAAGALPPVIGQAVVSGSVGIESLVLFAIIFIWTPPHFWALALIKAEEYARAGIPMMPNVAGPASTRRQIVWYSVFLFPLGLAPVALGFGGLLYAVIAVIGGLGMLAFSVRVLRNRTGDAEKRAAMGMFGFSILYLFALFSALLAEQSFGLFLPVLV from the coding sequence ATGACGAGCCTGACGAACACGATCAGACCGGACGCACCGGCCCCGGCCTTTACGGCGGTCGGCGGCGACGTGCCGGACTATTTCGCGCTGCTCAAGCCGCGGGTGATGGTCCTCGTGATCTTCACCGCGCTGGTCGGCATGGTCGTCTCCCAGGGCCACGTTCCGCCGGCCATCGGCGTGATCTCGCTCTTGGCCATTGCGGTCGGCGCCGGGGCGTCGGGCTGCCTCAACATGTGGTGGGATGCCGACATCGACGCGGTCATGACCCGCACCGCGCAGCGGCCGATCCCGGCCGGGCGGATCTCGCCCGAGGAGGCGCTCGGCTTCGGGCTGTTCCTGTCGGTGGCATCGGTTCTTGTGCTGGGCCTCGCGGCGAACTGGCTCGCCGCCGGTCTGTTGGCCTTCACCATCGTGTTCTACGCGGTGATCTATTCGATGTGGCTGAAGCGGGCGACCGCGCAGAACATCGTCATCGGTGGCGCCGCCGGTGCCCTGCCGCCGGTGATCGGCCAGGCCGTCGTCTCCGGCTCGGTCGGGATCGAGTCCCTCGTACTCTTCGCGATCATCTTCATCTGGACGCCGCCGCATTTCTGGGCGCTGGCACTGATCAAGGCCGAAGAATACGCCCGCGCCGGCATCCCGATGATGCCCAACGTCGCCGGGCCGGCTTCGACCCGCCGGCAGATCGTCTGGTACTCGGTGTTCCTGTTTCCCCTCGGGCTTGCGCCCGTGGCGCTCGGGTTCGGCGGCCTGCTCTACGCGGTGATCGCCGTGATCGGCGGGCTCGGAATGCTGGCCTTCAGCGTCCGCGTCCTGAGGAATCGCACCGGCGATGCCGAGAAGCGGGCTGCGATGGGCATGTTCGGCTTCTCGATCCTGTACCTGTTCGCGCTGTTCTCGGCGCTGCTTGCCGAGCAGAGCTTCGGCCTCTTCCTGCCGGTCCTGGTCTAA
- the ctaD gene encoding cytochrome c oxidase subunit I, producing MATAAAHAEAHEVHDHKPSFFARWFLSTNHKDIGTLYLLFAFCAGMIGAFLSFGIRMEMEQPGLQFFSNPATYNVFVTGHGLIMVFFMVMPALIGGFGNWFVPLMIGAPDMAFPRMNNISFWLTVAGFCSLLCSLFVEGAPGASGAGTGWTVYPPLSTAGHPGPAVDFAIFALHLSGTGSILGAINFITTILNMRAPGMTLHKMPLFAWAELVTAFLLLLSLPVLAGAITMLLTDRNFGTTFFDPAGGGDPILYQHLFWFFGHPEVYIMILPAFGIVSHIIATFSRKPVFGYLAMAYAMVAIGVVGFVVWAHHMYTVGLSLQTQSYFVFATMVIAVPTGVKIFSWIATMWGGSIRFTAAMHWAVGFIFLFTVGGVTGVVLANSAVDKYLHDTYYVVAHFHYVLSLGAVFIIFAGVYYWFPKMTGHIIPEWAGKLHFWLAFIGANVLFFPMHFLGLAGMPRRYADYPDAFAGWHKVSTYGGHIFGLSMFVFVIGVVLAFRSKERAADNPWGEGATTLEWTLPSPPPFHQFETLPRIVDEPGAH from the coding sequence ATGGCTACAGCCGCAGCCCATGCCGAGGCCCACGAGGTCCACGACCATAAACCGTCGTTCTTCGCCCGCTGGTTCCTGTCGACGAACCACAAGGACATCGGCACGCTCTACCTGCTCTTCGCCTTCTGCGCCGGCATGATCGGCGCGTTCCTCTCCTTCGGTATCCGGATGGAGATGGAACAGCCGGGGCTGCAGTTCTTCTCCAATCCGGCGACGTACAACGTGTTCGTCACCGGACACGGCCTCATCATGGTGTTCTTCATGGTGATGCCGGCACTGATCGGCGGCTTCGGCAACTGGTTCGTGCCCCTCATGATCGGCGCGCCCGACATGGCGTTCCCGCGCATGAACAACATCTCGTTCTGGCTGACGGTGGCGGGCTTCTGCTCCCTGCTGTGCTCGCTGTTCGTCGAGGGCGCCCCCGGCGCATCCGGCGCCGGCACCGGCTGGACCGTCTATCCGCCGCTCTCCACTGCCGGCCATCCCGGTCCGGCCGTCGACTTCGCAATCTTTGCCCTGCACCTGTCCGGCACCGGCTCGATCCTGGGGGCGATCAACTTCATCACCACCATCCTGAACATGCGCGCCCCGGGCATGACGCTGCACAAGATGCCGCTCTTCGCCTGGGCCGAGCTGGTCACCGCCTTCCTGCTGCTGCTCTCGCTGCCGGTGCTCGCGGGCGCCATCACGATGCTGCTGACCGACCGTAACTTCGGCACGACCTTCTTCGACCCGGCCGGCGGCGGCGACCCGATCCTGTACCAGCATCTGTTCTGGTTCTTCGGTCACCCCGAAGTCTACATCATGATCCTGCCGGCCTTCGGCATCGTCTCGCACATCATCGCCACGTTCTCGCGCAAGCCGGTCTTCGGCTACCTTGCGATGGCATACGCCATGGTCGCGATCGGCGTCGTCGGCTTCGTCGTGTGGGCGCACCACATGTACACCGTGGGCCTGTCGCTTCAGACGCAGTCCTACTTCGTGTTCGCCACGATGGTGATCGCGGTGCCCACGGGCGTGAAGATCTTCTCCTGGATCGCCACCATGTGGGGCGGATCCATCCGCTTCACCGCCGCCATGCACTGGGCCGTGGGCTTCATCTTCCTGTTTACCGTCGGCGGCGTCACCGGCGTGGTGCTCGCCAACTCGGCGGTCGATAAGTACCTGCACGACACCTACTACGTCGTGGCACACTTCCACTACGTGCTGTCACTTGGCGCTGTGTTCATCATCTTCGCCGGTGTCTACTACTGGTTCCCGAAGATGACCGGCCACATCATCCCGGAATGGGCTGGCAAGCTGCACTTCTGGCTGGCCTTCATCGGCGCGAACGTCCTGTTCTTCCCGATGCACTTCCTCGGCCTGGCCGGCATGCCGCGTCGTTACGCCGACTACCCGGACGCCTTCGCGGGCTGGCACAAGGTCTCCACCTATGGCGGCCACATCTTCGGCCTCAGCATGTTCGTCTTCGTGATCGGCGTCGTGCTGGCCTTCCGCTCGAAGGAGCGGGCCGCCGACAACCCGTGGGGCGAAGGTGCCACCACCCTCGAGTGGACGCTCCCCTCCCCGCCGCCGTTCCACCAGTTCGAGACGCTGCCCCGCATCGTTGACGAGCCGGGCGCGCACTGA